The Blautia hydrogenotrophica DSM 10507 genome window below encodes:
- a CDS encoding acetyl-CoA carboxylase carboxyl transferase subunit, protein MPDLKKFFKKTSVSQPVEQTPEVPKGLWVKCPKCSEMVYKEDVVENHYVCPKCGGYFRIKAKTRMKMVLDPHSFEEWFTGIENTNPLDYPEYPQKVKALQEKTRLDEAVRIGLGTVDGQPVVIGACDARFLMASMGYVVGEKITRAFEEATVRRLPVVLFCCSGGARMQEGMVSLMQMAKTSAAIKAHSKAGLFYLPILTDPTTGGVTASFAMLGDVILAEPDALIGFAGPRVIQQTIGQKLPEGFQKSEFLLEHGMIDAIVTRDQLKATVSNLIRLHSKKPDYASFPQEWPGRKQFHEKKKGHKASASMSAWERVQTARSPKRPVALDYISLLFGDFMELHGDRAFRDDGAVIGGVAYLDGQPVTVIGIQKGRSTKDNLIRNFGMPSPEGYRKALRLMKQAEKFGRPIITFIDTPGAFCGIEAEERGQGEAIARNLMEMSDLTVPILSIVIGEGGSGGALALGVGNEVWMMENSTYTILSPEGFASILWKDSKKADEAAEVMKVTAAELKELGIIERVIPEESPACADNLEEIGEYLKIQIKRFLRRQAGKTKEQFAMERYERFRRM, encoded by the coding sequence ATGCCTGATTTGAAAAAATTTTTTAAAAAGACCAGCGTCTCACAGCCGGTGGAGCAGACGCCTGAAGTGCCTAAGGGACTTTGGGTAAAGTGTCCGAAGTGCTCGGAGATGGTCTATAAGGAGGATGTGGTTGAAAATCACTATGTCTGTCCCAAATGCGGAGGTTATTTCCGTATCAAGGCAAAGACAAGGATGAAGATGGTTTTGGACCCGCATTCCTTCGAGGAGTGGTTTACGGGAATTGAAAACACGAATCCGTTGGATTACCCGGAATATCCACAGAAGGTGAAGGCGCTTCAGGAAAAAACGCGGCTAGATGAGGCCGTGCGCATCGGACTAGGGACCGTGGATGGGCAGCCTGTGGTAATCGGTGCCTGTGACGCCAGGTTTCTCATGGCTAGCATGGGCTATGTGGTGGGAGAGAAGATCACCCGGGCCTTCGAGGAGGCGACAGTCAGAAGACTGCCGGTAGTGCTTTTCTGCTGTTCTGGTGGTGCGAGGATGCAGGAGGGAATGGTCTCTTTGATGCAGATGGCAAAAACTTCCGCGGCGATTAAGGCTCACTCAAAGGCAGGACTGTTTTATCTTCCGATTTTGACAGACCCTACCACGGGAGGAGTCACCGCAAGCTTTGCGATGCTAGGAGATGTGATACTTGCGGAGCCGGATGCTCTGATCGGGTTCGCAGGGCCTCGTGTGATTCAGCAGACCATTGGGCAGAAGCTGCCGGAAGGGTTTCAGAAATCGGAGTTTTTGCTGGAGCATGGAATGATTGACGCAATTGTGACCAGAGACCAGTTAAAAGCGACGGTTTCCAACCTTATTCGTCTTCATTCCAAAAAGCCGGATTATGCTTCTTTCCCTCAGGAGTGGCCGGGAAGAAAGCAGTTTCACGAAAAAAAGAAGGGGCATAAGGCCAGCGCTTCTATGAGTGCGTGGGAGCGGGTTCAGACCGCGAGAAGTCCCAAAAGACCGGTGGCCTTGGACTATATTTCGCTGCTGTTTGGGGACTTCATGGAGCTTCACGGAGACAGGGCCTTTCGAGATGACGGAGCGGTAATAGGTGGAGTCGCCTACCTGGATGGACAGCCTGTAACTGTGATTGGAATTCAGAAAGGTAGAAGCACCAAGGATAATCTGATTAGAAACTTTGGAATGCCATCTCCGGAAGGATACCGAAAAGCACTGAGACTGATGAAGCAGGCGGAGAAATTTGGACGCCCAATTATCACATTTATTGATACGCCAGGTGCTTTCTGCGGCATTGAGGCTGAAGAGAGAGGTCAGGGGGAGGCGATAGCCAGGAACCTGATGGAGATGTCTGATTTGACGGTGCCGATTCTCTCGATTGTCATTGGAGAAGGAGGAAGCGGCGGGGCTCTCGCCCTGGGTGTGGGTAACGAGGTGTGGATGATGGAGAATTCTACCTACACGATTCTCTCGCCGGAAGGCTTTGCATCTATTCTCTGGAAAGACAGTAAGAAGGCCGACGAGGCAGCTGAGGTGATGAAGGTGACAGCGGCTGAGTTGAAAGAACTGGGAATCATTGAGAGAGTGATTCCAGAAGAGTCCCCAGCTTGTGCAGACAATTTAGAAGAGATCGGGGAATATTTGAAGATTCAGATTAAGCGATTCCTGCGCAGACAGGCTGGAAAGACGAAAGAGCAGTTTGCGATGGAACGGTATGAGAGATTTAGGAGAATGTAA
- the spoIIIAA gene encoding stage III sporulation protein AA yields MEQEQVVTFFSEGIRHVLQAACLNFGNIYEIRLRVSQPLLLSSQEGEIFLDDKGRRTRDLKRAFRVTAEELSETLEIISEYSLYAYEEELRQGFLTVPGGHRVGVAGRTVLSGKRVDGMRDISCLNLRLAHEKKGCADSVFSWVYGKEVAHTLIISPPRCGKTTLLRDLIRQISNGTSSCPGRTVGVVDERSEIAGCYQGIAQNDVGIRTDVLDGCPKAEGMMMLIRSMAPQVVAVDELGDYEDIHAIESVVHCGCKLLATVHGNSLEDLRRKPLFQRLMEERVFERYLLLGYEKRAGVIRGIYDADGQPL; encoded by the coding sequence TTGGAACAAGAGCAGGTCGTGACTTTCTTTTCGGAGGGGATTCGCCACGTTTTGCAGGCTGCCTGTCTGAACTTTGGAAATATCTATGAGATTCGCCTTAGAGTTTCTCAGCCGTTGCTGCTATCGTCTCAGGAGGGAGAGATTTTTCTGGATGACAAGGGTAGACGGACTAGGGACTTAAAGCGCGCATTTCGAGTGACGGCGGAGGAACTCTCAGAGACCTTAGAGATTATCAGCGAGTATTCACTCTACGCTTACGAAGAGGAACTGCGGCAGGGATTTCTTACTGTCCCGGGAGGACACCGTGTTGGGGTTGCGGGCAGGACGGTGCTGTCTGGCAAGAGGGTGGACGGCATGAGGGACATCTCTTGTCTGAATCTGCGGTTGGCTCATGAGAAGAAGGGCTGTGCAGATTCGGTATTTTCTTGGGTATATGGAAAAGAAGTGGCTCATACTCTGATTATTTCTCCTCCCCGCTGCGGCAAGACTACCTTGCTGCGGGATTTGATCCGCCAGATTTCCAATGGAACTTCTTCCTGTCCAGGACGGACGGTAGGGGTGGTGGATGAGCGCTCAGAAATTGCGGGCTGTTATCAGGGCATTGCACAAAACGATGTGGGAATCCGCACGGATGTGCTGGACGGCTGCCCGAAAGCCGAAGGTATGATGATGCTGATCCGCTCCATGGCGCCACAGGTGGTGGCGGTAGATGAATTGGGCGACTATGAGGATATTCATGCCATTGAATCCGTGGTGCACTGTGGCTGTAAATTGCTAGCAACGGTCCATGGGAATTCTCTGGAGGATCTCAGGCGTAAGCCTTTGTTTCAAAGATTAATGGAAGAGAGGGTGTTTGAGAGATACCTTTTGTTGGGATATGAGAAAAGAGCAGGAGTGATTCGAGGTATTTATGACGCCGATGGACAGCCTCTGTGA
- a CDS encoding ATP-dependent helicase, which yields MKKNPSQLRAIAHLSGPMMVLAGPGSGKTSVIVERTSYMIHHHQVPETGILVVTFSKAAAREMKERFLRLENRSGSGVTFGTFHGVFYGILKCAYGLDARNILSEEQKKQFLGELVEQYGEELRQEGEFLEELGREISMVKGNRVELEYYYSKNCPDEIFRKIYLGYQKKCRALRLLDFDDMLLNTWELLRERTDIRRAWQERFPYILVDEFQDINPVQYDVIRLLAEPRKNLFIVGDDDQSIYHFRGARPQIMMNFEKDYPGTQKVLLNVNYRCTEEILNSAMRMIKHNKNRFPKKLSTPNEKGCPVQICQLEQPRQQSLFVLKDLQKFVEAGGSLEDAAVLFRTNLEAENMVNVLMEFHLPFTMKERLPDLYEHWICRNLLDYMEMAQGDMSRKRFLAVMNRPNRYISREAVYEKRVSLESLRMYYEEKEWMCDRIDLLEEQLKLLRQMKPYAAVNFIRHGIGYEEYLRDYAAYRKIKSEELFELLDRIQESTKGMDSLEQWKEHMEDYGNKLKEQAARQSQKSEGVTISTLHSVKGLEYERVYILNVNEGSIPYKKAVLEEQLEEERRLFYVGMTRARKKLFLCYVTHQFEKERERSRFLEEVEN from the coding sequence ATGAAAAAAAATCCATCTCAATTAAGGGCAATCGCCCACCTGTCAGGGCCTATGATGGTCCTGGCAGGCCCCGGTTCGGGGAAAACCTCCGTCATTGTTGAGAGAACTTCATATATGATACACCATCATCAGGTTCCAGAAACTGGAATATTGGTGGTTACTTTTTCAAAAGCGGCAGCCAGGGAGATGAAAGAACGGTTTTTAAGGCTGGAAAACCGCTCCGGCAGCGGTGTGACTTTCGGAACTTTTCACGGGGTCTTTTACGGCATTTTAAAGTGTGCCTACGGTCTGGATGCCAGGAATATTCTGAGCGAGGAACAAAAGAAACAATTTCTGGGGGAGCTGGTGGAACAGTACGGCGAAGAACTGCGCCAGGAAGGAGAATTTCTGGAAGAACTGGGGCGGGAAATCAGCATGGTAAAAGGAAACCGGGTGGAATTGGAGTATTACTATTCCAAGAACTGCCCAGATGAGATTTTTCGGAAGATCTACCTGGGATATCAAAAGAAATGCCGTGCCCTCCGACTGCTGGATTTTGACGATATGCTCTTGAACACCTGGGAACTTCTGCGGGAGAGAACAGATATCCGAAGGGCCTGGCAGGAGAGGTTTCCCTATATATTGGTAGACGAATTTCAGGATATCAATCCAGTTCAGTACGATGTGATACGACTTTTGGCGGAACCCAGAAAAAACTTGTTCATCGTGGGAGACGATGACCAGTCCATCTACCATTTTCGGGGTGCGCGTCCCCAGATTATGATGAACTTTGAGAAGGATTATCCTGGAACTCAAAAGGTGCTGCTCAATGTGAATTATCGGTGTACGGAAGAAATTTTGAACAGTGCGATGAGAATGATTAAACACAACAAAAACCGTTTTCCTAAGAAATTGTCTACTCCCAATGAAAAAGGCTGTCCAGTCCAAATCTGCCAGTTAGAGCAGCCAAGACAGCAAAGCCTGTTTGTGCTAAAAGATCTCCAAAAATTTGTGGAGGCAGGAGGAAGCTTAGAGGACGCGGCAGTGCTGTTTCGGACGAATTTAGAGGCGGAGAACATGGTGAATGTCTTGATGGAATTTCATCTGCCTTTTACGATGAAAGAAAGACTGCCGGACCTCTATGAACATTGGATTTGCCGTAATTTGCTGGATTATATGGAGATGGCACAAGGGGATATGAGCAGGAAGAGGTTCTTGGCAGTGATGAATCGGCCGAACCGGTACATATCCAGGGAGGCAGTGTATGAAAAGAGGGTGTCCTTGGAAAGCCTGCGAATGTATTATGAAGAAAAAGAGTGGATGTGTGACAGAATTGATCTGCTGGAAGAACAGTTAAAGCTGCTTAGGCAGATGAAGCCTTACGCGGCAGTCAATTTTATTCGGCATGGGATAGGATATGAAGAATACTTGCGGGATTATGCCGCATATCGTAAAATAAAGTCAGAAGAATTGTTTGAACTCTTAGACCGGATTCAGGAGAGCACAAAAGGGATGGACAGTCTAGAACAGTGGAAAGAACACATGGAAGACTATGGAAATAAGCTGAAAGAACAGGCGGCTAGGCAGAGTCAGAAAAGTGAGGGAGTTACAATTTCCACTTTGCACAGCGTCAAAGGATTGGAGTATGAGAGGGTATACATATTGAATGTAAACGAGGGAAGCATCCCTTATAAAAAGGCTGTTTTGGAAGAGCAGTTGGAGGAAGAACGCCGGCTGTTCTATGTGGGAATGACTCGGGCAAGGAAAAAACTGTTTTTGTGCTATGTCACTCATCAGTTTGAAAAAGAGAGGGAGAGATCTCGATTCTTGGAGGAGGTAGAAAATTAG
- a CDS encoding NAD(P)H-dependent flavin oxidoreductase, translated as MKNRKPLVIGNLTARIPVIQGGMGVGISLSSLAGSVAACGGVGVISTAQIGWREADFCKNPLEANFRAMKKEILKARQISEGKGILGVNIMVATQHYKEYVKEAVKNGVDLIISGAGLPVDLPGLVQGSKTKIAPIISSLKSAKVLCKMWDRKYQTAPDLVVIEGPKAGGHLGFSREELETIDELGYDEVIRSVVKLVREYADKYKKKIPVAVAGGIFKSEDLDHALELGADGVQLGTRFVTTKECDASMEYKQSYLDARQEDVCIVQSPVGMPGRAIQNEFVQRVQREKLPIRRCHHCIVTCSPKEIPYCITDALVNAVEGNTKEGLLFCGANVWRCDRIETVAEIMEEFQ; from the coding sequence ATGAAAAATCGTAAGCCATTGGTGATCGGAAATTTGACAGCTAGGATTCCTGTGATACAAGGCGGAATGGGTGTGGGAATCAGCCTGTCCAGCTTAGCTGGGAGCGTGGCGGCCTGTGGAGGCGTCGGTGTGATTTCCACAGCTCAGATCGGCTGGAGAGAAGCTGATTTTTGTAAGAATCCTCTGGAGGCTAATTTTCGGGCTATGAAAAAGGAAATCTTGAAGGCCCGCCAGATTTCGGAGGGAAAAGGAATACTGGGAGTGAACATCATGGTTGCCACCCAGCATTATAAGGAGTATGTGAAGGAGGCAGTGAAAAACGGGGTCGATTTGATTATCTCAGGAGCCGGGCTTCCTGTGGATTTGCCCGGATTGGTTCAGGGCAGCAAAACGAAGATCGCTCCGATTATCTCCTCCCTGAAATCGGCGAAGGTGCTCTGCAAAATGTGGGATCGAAAGTACCAGACAGCCCCTGATTTGGTGGTAATTGAAGGACCAAAAGCGGGAGGACATTTGGGATTTTCGAGAGAAGAGCTAGAGACAATAGATGAGCTGGGATATGATGAAGTGATTCGCTCTGTCGTAAAATTGGTGAGGGAATATGCGGATAAGTACAAAAAAAAGATACCTGTAGCAGTGGCGGGCGGGATTTTCAAGTCGGAAGATTTAGACCATGCCCTGGAATTGGGAGCGGATGGAGTTCAGCTTGGCACCCGCTTTGTGACCACAAAAGAGTGTGATGCATCCATGGAGTACAAACAGAGTTATCTGGATGCAAGACAGGAGGACGTGTGTATCGTACAAAGCCCAGTAGGAATGCCGGGCAGAGCAATTCAAAATGAGTTTGTACAGAGGGTACAAAGAGAAAAATTGCCGATTCGAAGATGTCATCACTGTATTGTGACTTGCAGTCCAAAAGAAATTCCGTATTGCATCACAGATGCCTTGGTGAATGCTGTGGAGGGAAATACCAAGGAAGGCCTGTTGTTTTGTGGGGCAAATGTGTGGCGCTGTGACAGAATCGAGACTGTGGCTGAGATTATGGAAGAGTTTCAATGA
- the gltX gene encoding glutamate--tRNA ligase: protein MSKIRTRFAPSPTGKMHVGNLRTALYAYLIAKHEGGDFILRIEDTDQERLMEGALDIIYRTLEKTGLVHDEGPDKDGGFGPYVQSERNASGLYLKYAQQLVEQGDAYYCFCDKETLESMRREVAGKEIAIYDKRCLKLTKEEVEAKLAAGEPHVIRFNMPTEGTTTFHDVIYGDITVNNEELEDLILIKTDGYPTYNFANVIDDHLMGITHVVRGNEYLSSAPKYNRIYEAFGWEIPTYVHCPLITNEEHQKLSKRSGHSSYEDLIEQGFLTEAVVNFVALLGWSPSDNREIFSLKELVEAFDYHHISKSPAVFDMVKMKWMNGEYIKAMEPEEFYQKALPYMKETLKRDYDFRKIAAMVQTRIETFAEIPEMVAFFEEVPEYDNSMYRHKKMKTTEETSCQVLREVLPILEKQEDFGNDALFETLSEYMKEKEYKTNFVMWPIRTAVSGKQMTPAGATGIMEIIGKEESLGRIRAAIEKLSES from the coding sequence ATGAGTAAGATCAGAACAAGATTTGCCCCCAGTCCTACAGGCAAAATGCATGTGGGAAATTTGAGGACAGCATTGTATGCATATTTGATTGCGAAGCATGAAGGCGGAGATTTTATCCTGAGAATTGAGGACACCGACCAGGAGAGACTTATGGAAGGGGCCTTGGACATTATCTACCGTACTCTGGAGAAGACGGGGCTGGTCCACGATGAGGGACCGGATAAGGATGGAGGCTTTGGTCCCTATGTTCAGAGTGAGAGAAACGCCTCTGGACTTTATTTGAAATATGCGCAGCAGCTTGTGGAACAAGGAGACGCTTATTATTGCTTCTGCGATAAAGAGACTCTCGAGTCCATGAGACGGGAAGTGGCAGGCAAAGAGATTGCCATCTATGACAAGCGATGCCTGAAGCTGACCAAAGAAGAGGTAGAGGCGAAGCTGGCAGCAGGGGAACCCCATGTGATTCGTTTTAATATGCCTACGGAGGGAACGACGACTTTTCACGATGTGATTTATGGAGACATCACAGTAAACAATGAAGAACTGGAAGATCTGATTTTGATCAAGACAGACGGGTATCCTACTTATAATTTTGCCAATGTCATCGATGACCATCTGATGGGGATTACCCATGTGGTGAGAGGAAATGAGTACCTCTCTTCAGCACCGAAATATAACCGTATCTATGAGGCTTTTGGTTGGGAGATTCCTACGTATGTCCACTGTCCGTTAATTACCAATGAGGAACATCAAAAGTTGTCTAAGCGTTCTGGACATTCATCCTATGAGGATTTGATTGAACAGGGATTTTTAACAGAGGCCGTGGTGAATTTCGTGGCGCTGCTGGGCTGGAGTCCTTCTGACAACAGGGAAATTTTTTCGCTGAAAGAACTGGTGGAGGCGTTTGACTATCACCATATCAGCAAATCTCCGGCAGTCTTTGATATGGTAAAGATGAAGTGGATGAACGGTGAGTACATCAAAGCCATGGAGCCGGAAGAATTCTATCAAAAGGCGCTTCCTTATATGAAAGAGACGTTGAAAAGAGACTATGATTTTCGAAAGATAGCGGCGATGGTCCAGACTAGAATTGAGACCTTTGCAGAGATACCGGAAATGGTTGCTTTCTTTGAGGAAGTTCCTGAGTATGACAATTCTATGTACAGGCATAAAAAGATGAAGACTACAGAGGAGACCTCTTGTCAGGTTCTCAGGGAAGTACTTCCCATCTTAGAGAAGCAGGAGGACTTCGGAAATGATGCTCTGTTTGAGACTCTGAGCGAGTACATGAAGGAGAAAGAGTACAAGACCAATTTTGTGATGTGGCCGATTCGGACAGCCGTATCCGGCAAGCAGATGACTCCGGCTGGGGCCACCGGCATTATGGAGATCATCGGCAAAGAGGAAAGTCTGGGACGTATTCGTGCGGCTATAGAAAAACTGAGTGAATCATGA
- a CDS encoding acetyl-CoA carboxylase biotin carboxylase subunit translates to MFGKILIANRGEIAVRIIRACRELGIQTVAVYSEADRDALHTQLADEAICIGPAAPKDSYLNMERILSATIASKAQAIHPGFGFLSENSKFVEMCQQCNVTFIGPSAELIQKMGNKSEAKNTMRKAGVPVVPGTKEPVYDPESALEAAREIGFPVMIKASSGGGGKGMRIAESEAEFLEHFQMAQQESVNAFGDNTMYLERYVRKPRHVEVQIMADKFGNVVHLGERDCSIQRRHQKMIEESPCVALTEELRQKMGQTAVRAAKAVGYENAGTIEFLLDESGEFFFMEMNTRIQVEHPVSELVSGVDLVKEQIQVAAGLPLSVSQSQIELRGHAIECRINAEDPGRNFMPCPGTIEYLHLPGGNGVRMDTAVYNGYHIPPNYDSMIVKVIVHDKDRPSAIRKMQSVLGELVIDGLKTNIDFQYEILSEPDFQAGKITTDFIPEHFGE, encoded by the coding sequence ATGTTTGGAAAGATATTGATTGCCAATCGAGGAGAGATCGCCGTCCGTATCATCCGTGCGTGCAGAGAGCTGGGAATTCAAACCGTCGCTGTCTACTCGGAGGCTGACAGAGACGCTTTGCACACACAGCTGGCAGATGAGGCGATCTGTATCGGGCCGGCGGCCCCAAAGGACAGTTATTTGAATATGGAGAGGATTTTAAGTGCCACTATCGCCTCCAAGGCCCAGGCAATTCATCCGGGCTTTGGTTTTCTCTCGGAAAACAGTAAGTTTGTGGAGATGTGTCAGCAGTGCAATGTGACCTTTATCGGTCCGTCTGCGGAACTGATTCAGAAGATGGGGAATAAGTCGGAAGCGAAAAACACGATGCGAAAGGCAGGTGTTCCCGTGGTTCCTGGCACCAAAGAGCCGGTGTATGACCCTGAAAGCGCATTGGAGGCGGCCAGAGAAATCGGCTTTCCGGTGATGATAAAAGCTTCTTCCGGCGGAGGCGGCAAAGGGATGCGAATCGCTGAGAGCGAAGCAGAATTTCTGGAGCATTTTCAGATGGCTCAGCAGGAATCAGTCAATGCTTTTGGGGATAACACCATGTACTTGGAGCGGTATGTGAGAAAGCCGCGCCACGTGGAAGTACAGATTATGGCCGATAAGTTTGGAAATGTGGTGCATTTAGGAGAGAGAGACTGTTCGATTCAAAGACGGCATCAGAAGATGATCGAGGAGTCTCCCTGTGTGGCTCTGACAGAGGAGCTTCGCCAAAAGATGGGACAGACTGCGGTACGGGCGGCAAAGGCAGTGGGCTATGAGAATGCTGGAACGATAGAGTTTCTGTTGGATGAATCGGGGGAGTTTTTCTTTATGGAGATGAACACACGGATTCAAGTGGAGCATCCTGTGTCGGAGCTTGTCTCTGGCGTGGATTTGGTAAAGGAGCAGATTCAAGTGGCCGCAGGGCTGCCTCTTTCTGTGAGCCAATCCCAGATAGAACTTCGAGGTCATGCGATTGAGTGTAGAATCAATGCGGAGGACCCGGGACGCAATTTTATGCCCTGTCCGGGGACGATTGAGTATTTACATTTGCCAGGTGGAAATGGAGTGCGGATGGATACTGCGGTGTATAATGGCTATCATATTCCGCCAAACTATGATTCTATGATTGTCAAGGTAATTGTCCACGACAAAGACCGGCCCAGCGCAATCCGAAAGATGCAAAGCGTGCTCGGAGAGCTGGTCATTGACGGCTTGAAGACGAACATTGATTTTCAGTATGAGATTTTAAGCGAGCCTGATTTTCAAGCGGGAAAGATTACGACGGATTTTATCCCGGAACATTTCGGTGAATAA
- a CDS encoding stage III sporulation protein AB yields the protein MLKGIGMLLILLSGAGLGFSSVFQMNRRLRELKNLRRMALLLENEIGCAHTVLAQALERTGRKLDGGCAVFARGLAKRLRSGSGSSMEVMFREQAEEYTRNWELSQRDFELLCQLGMHLGRESRKVQIEQLQLFEKELEQEILSFEKTMPAKQRMYRSLGILGGLFLAILVF from the coding sequence GTGCTGAAAGGAATTGGGATGCTGTTGATTCTGCTGTCAGGGGCAGGGCTTGGATTTTCCAGTGTATTTCAGATGAACCGGCGTCTGAGGGAGCTAAAGAACTTAAGGAGAATGGCTCTTCTCTTGGAAAACGAGATTGGGTGCGCTCACACGGTGCTGGCCCAGGCTTTAGAGCGGACCGGAAGAAAACTGGACGGCGGCTGTGCGGTCTTTGCGAGGGGGTTGGCCAAAAGGCTGCGGTCCGGTTCCGGAAGCTCCATGGAGGTGATGTTCCGGGAACAGGCGGAGGAATACACAAGGAACTGGGAACTAAGCCAAAGAGATTTTGAACTGCTATGCCAGCTTGGGATGCACCTGGGCAGGGAGAGCAGGAAGGTTCAAATAGAACAATTACAGTTGTTTGAAAAAGAGCTGGAACAGGAGATTCTCTCTTTCGAAAAGACGATGCCGGCGAAGCAGAGAATGTATCGGAGCCTGGGAATTCTAGGAGGTCTGTTTTTAGCGATTTTAGTGTTTTAG
- a CDS encoding SIR2 family NAD-dependent protein deacylase, with translation MMEERLILLKKMLLESDYLVILKGIGVSMECGCTSYRRSKYAYEIEEKYGRSPEEIFSAGFYNTRVREFFEFYKNDLISSLGEINDGLKTLKKLEDMGVLKMIITRDIFSLAHRAGCKNVIELHGSVYHNECPHCRRKYPLEYIRDSKGVPRCENCGTTIRPQIVLAGEMVNNALSTKAADEVSKADTLLLLGCDMSSVLAESFLRYFTGKRVILIHNREHYADSKADLVIHGKSMDILAQLAL, from the coding sequence ATGATGGAGGAGAGATTAATTTTACTGAAGAAGATGCTGTTGGAAAGTGACTATCTGGTAATCCTGAAAGGAATTGGCGTCAGCATGGAGTGTGGCTGCACCAGTTATCGAAGATCAAAGTACGCATATGAAATCGAAGAAAAATACGGACGGTCTCCAGAGGAGATTTTCAGTGCCGGATTCTATAATACGAGGGTGAGAGAGTTCTTTGAATTTTATAAAAACGATCTGATCAGCAGTTTGGGTGAGATCAATGACGGCCTTAAAACCTTAAAGAAGCTGGAAGATATGGGAGTATTGAAAATGATAATCACCCGGGACATTTTTTCTCTGGCTCACAGAGCAGGCTGTAAAAATGTCATTGAGCTTCATGGAAGCGTATACCACAATGAGTGTCCGCATTGCAGAAGAAAATATCCTCTGGAATACATTCGGGATTCTAAAGGAGTGCCAAGGTGTGAGAACTGTGGAACGACCATTCGTCCGCAGATTGTATTGGCCGGGGAGATGGTGAACAATGCTCTGTCCACGAAAGCGGCGGATGAGGTGAGTAAGGCAGACACGCTTTTGCTGTTGGGATGTGATATGAGCTCTGTTTTGGCGGAATCTTTTCTGCGCTATTTTACAGGCAAGAGAGTTATTTTAATTCATAACAGGGAACATTATGCAGACTCCAAAGCAGATCTTGTGATTCATGGAAAATCTATGGACATATTGGCACAGCTTGCGCTATAA
- the spoIIIAC gene encoding stage III sporulation protein AC, which produces MEVSIIFKIAAVGILVSVLTQVLKHSGREEQAFLTSLAGLLIVLFWILPYIYELFEDIQKLFLL; this is translated from the coding sequence ATGGAAGTCAGTATTATTTTCAAAATCGCAGCAGTGGGCATCCTGGTCTCCGTGCTGACACAGGTATTAAAACACAGCGGAAGGGAAGAACAGGCTTTTTTGACCAGCCTGGCAGGTCTTTTAATCGTTTTGTTTTGGATACTTCCCTATATCTATGAATTGTTTGAAGACATTCAGAAATTGTTTTTATTGTAG
- a CDS encoding 4'-phosphopantetheinyl transferase family protein: MKAMIFYTVMPPEYEKKMEHMVGEQLLREALREEYGIRLEYEARSVGEHGKPFISSRPEIHYNISHSGKYVVCVVAPQEVGIDIQIHSAASNIKRILERTVPADLARQILDSPNTEKAFYTQWVLREAYVKWTGEGLSKDLRKINLEEGWYELLQIDSGYSMAVYGAKPMEIGWRQKDIRIQK; the protein is encoded by the coding sequence ATGAAGGCAATGATTTTTTACACTGTGATGCCGCCGGAATACGAAAAAAAGATGGAGCATATGGTAGGAGAACAACTTCTAAGAGAGGCTCTGAGAGAAGAGTATGGGATACGCTTAGAATATGAGGCTAGGAGTGTGGGAGAGCACGGTAAGCCTTTTATCAGCAGCAGGCCCGAGATACACTATAATATCAGCCATTCAGGGAAATATGTGGTCTGTGTTGTGGCACCTCAGGAGGTGGGAATCGACATTCAGATTCACAGTGCAGCTTCGAACATCAAGAGAATCTTAGAACGTACAGTACCGGCAGACTTAGCACGTCAGATTTTAGATTCTCCGAATACAGAGAAAGCCTTTTATACGCAGTGGGTTTTGAGAGAGGCGTATGTGAAATGGACAGGGGAAGGCTTGTCGAAAGATTTGAGAAAGATCAATTTGGAGGAAGGCTGGTATGAGCTGTTACAGATTGACTCCGGGTACAGCATGGCCGTCTATGGAGCGAAACCCATGGAGATTGGGTGGAGGCAAAAGGATATTCGGATTCAAAAATGA